A single genomic interval of Veillonellales bacterium harbors:
- a CDS encoding VOC family protein, with protein MEFKFAHNNLNVLNLEKSLAFYNEALQLVETRRMEKPEFTLVFLGDGKTPHKLELTWLKDRTQPYNLGDNEFHLAFTVDDFAKAYQFHKQKNWICYENKAMGIYFIADPDGYWLEIIPEHR; from the coding sequence ATGGAATTTAAGTTCGCCCACAATAACCTGAATGTGTTGAATCTCGAAAAAAGCCTGGCCTTTTATAACGAGGCGCTGCAATTGGTGGAAACACGGAGAATGGAAAAACCGGAATTTACGTTAGTTTTTCTGGGCGATGGGAAAACTCCCCATAAACTGGAATTAACCTGGCTCAAGGACCGGACGCAGCCCTATAATCTGGGAGATAATGAATTTCACTTGGCATTTACGGTAGATGATTTCGCTAAAGCGTATCAGTTCCATAAGCAAAAGAACTGGATCTGTTATGAGAACAAGGCGATGGGGATTTATTTCATAGCCGATCCGGATGGCTACTGGCTGGAAATTATACCGGAACATCGGTGA